The Sesamum indicum cultivar Zhongzhi No. 13 linkage group LG2, S_indicum_v1.0, whole genome shotgun sequence genome contains a region encoding:
- the LOC105156588 gene encoding protein ALTERED XYLOGLUCAN 4: MASSKNPFNDQPQHYSFSKKFFSYSSYALLLLVFLHFYFSPFSFSPIHHPHSPSNNHILISSSKGVLDKNNIVKKKSCDYSKGEWVRNKLGPSYNGSTCETIKPGQNCMVSGRPDRDYLYWRWKPKQCELPRFQPETFLQLLRNKHIAFVGDSLARNQLESLLCMLATASKPNLYYTDGEENKFRKWFFASHNMNVSIYWSPFLVKGIEKENEGSFNTLFLDSVDERWAADLKDIDMLVLSAGHWYLHRAIYHYGNSVLGCHALENCTEIGFYDVFGKALRTSFEGVIQRKGPSGSAISVFLPTFSPAHFEGEWDMLGACSKTLPYKGNEKALKMMDAEMRRVGVEQVKEAQSKAEKFGSNVRIEALDISELAVLRADGHPGPYMHPFPFANGVPQRVQNDCAHWCLPGPIDTWNEIMLELIKRRAGKLKAKTS, encoded by the exons ATGGCGTCATCAAAGAATCCATTCAATGATCAACCACAGCATTACTCTTTCTCCAAGAAGTTCTTCTCTTATTCTTCGTATGCCCTCCTCCTATTAGTCTTCCTTCACTTTTATTTCAGTCCCTTCTCTTTCTCCCCCATTCATCATCCTCATTCTCCTTCCAACAACCATATTCTCATCTCATCATCAAAAG GGGTTTTGGATAAAAACAACATAGTAAAGAAGAAATCGTGCGATTACAGCAAAGGAGAATGGGTGCGAAATAAGTTGGGGCCTTCGTACAATGGCAGCACTTGTGAGACAATCAAACCAGGCCAGAACTGCATGGTTTCTGGCAGGCCAGACAGAGATTATCTCTACTGGAGATGGAAGCCCAAACAATGCGAACTTCCCAGGTTTCAGCCCGAAACTTTCCTTCAACTCCTCCGAAACAAACACATCGCCTTTGTGGGGGACTCCTTGGCAAGAAATCAGCTTGAATCACTTCTTTGCATGTTGGCCACTGCCTCGAAACCAAACCTTTACTACACAGATGGAGAAGAGAACAAGTTCAGAAAATGGTTTTTCGCTTCTCACAATATGAATGTCTCAATCTATTGGTCACCTTTTCTTGTGAAAGGGATTGAGAAGGAAAATGAGGGGAGCTTCAACACATTGTTTTTGGATTCTGTGGATGAAAGGTGGGCAGCAGATTTGAAGGACATAGACATGCTTGTTTTGTCGGCGGGGCATTGGTACTTACATCGTGCAATTTATCACTATGGAAACTCAGTCTTAGGCTGTCATGCTTTGGAGAACTGCACCGAGATTGGATTCTATGATGTTTTTGGCAAGGCATTGAGGACATCATTTGAAGGCGTAATTCAGAGGAAAGGCCCTAGTGGGAGTGCGATTTCCGTCTTTCTGCCAACGTTTTCGCCAGCGCATTTCGAAGGGGAATGGGACATGTTAGGGGCGTGCTCCAAGACTCTGCCTTACAAGGGAAACGAGAAAGCTCTTAAGATGATGGATGCAGAAATGAGGAGAGTTGGAGTGGAACAAGTGAAAGAAGCACAATCAAAGGCTGAGAAGTTTGGGAGTAATGTAAGGATAGAGGCACTGGATATCAGTGAATTGGCTGTGTTGAGAGCTGATGGGCATCCTGGACCGTACATGCACCCTTTCCCATTTGCCAATGGAGTTCCTCAGCGTGTGCAGAATGATTGTGCGCATTGGTGTTTACCGGGACCTATTGATACTTGGAATGAGATTATGTTAGAATTGATCAAGAGAAGAGCTGGTAAATTGAAAGCAAAAACGTCATAG